The genomic interval AAAgcaaaaaacatataattcgGTCATATTGTCAATAGTTGTAAGTTGGTAACCCAATTGCAGAAGTAACCAATTGTTGTCTAAAGCTGTAAATGTAATCGGTATTCTTCTCTTGGGATATCTGATAAGTTTtgatatttatgtattttggcCTTAAAGTACAAGAGCATTGTAGGAAAACCATAAATCTGGTCAGGTATACTCAATAGTTGTCTACAttgcattttcttttaatgTGGAAAGATGAAAAAGTCGAGTCGATTATGCTGTGTTCAGAAAGGCAGATGGATTGCACTTCAGAAAGTCAAGTGCAACCTGGTTATGTGGAACAGTTTTGTTTGTCATGGCCTGGTAGCGGCAAATTGAATAAGTCACCACCATGAGAGAAATGTTTATGGTGTTATTGTTCTTATAATATCTGCTAGGGTATAATTTCAATCTTGTTTCTTGGTtcccaaaacaaataaaaacatgatCTTAACTCCTGTTTCCTGTACATTTTAAAGAGAATCTCTCTTTTGATATGTTGGTAATGATCATAAATAAGGATTTCTGTGTAGAAAAGAGCACAAACCTAAGTCTATTGTGCGGCATTAAATGATTGCATTCAGTGCAGCCCTGTTTGGgttcttatttttttataattttttttgaatgtTTGGGTTAGTGATGCTACTACTCTTTGGCAATATATTTGTAATGGTTTCTGAAACTTGACGACTGTTATGATGAGAATCTTGGTGAGGTTGTAGTAACTAATATAGTTCATAAATTGTAGAGTGACAATACATTTTAGTCTCTTTGTTGTATCATGTAACTCTCCTGTAGTTGGCTGAACTAGGTAATAGTCTAGCTGTTTTAGAAGGATGGTCCAACTTCTGATAATCCACATTATCCATTTTGTAATATTACATGTGGAGTCAATGCCCAGCTGGCATTTTGCCTTGTTCATTGATCTCTATCGAGCCTAGAACCCTGTACACATTATGCCCTATATAGGCTCGGCATATGCTCCAAGTTGGTATGGTCTGCATATGCAAGGGCAGATTTGGTCAAGTTAATTAACATGTATTTCTCAAAATTATATTTAGACCCAATTAATAATCTTGCAGCTTTGgttaaatataaatgtgtGCTGAATAGCATTCTCTTATTACATAGTGGATAATTGGAGCAGCCATTTGATCAGGTTCTGGGTGGGAGGGTTTAGAAAGTTTTGTGCATTTTCATGAAGTTTAATCACCCTACCTATTGTAGATCTGGTGCTCATTTTGTGGTTGCAAATCTTGCTTTGCAGGCTTATGATCAACATTTGAATATGATTCTCGGTGACGTTGAAGAGATTGTAACTTCTGTGGAAATCGATGATGAGACTTATGAAGAGATTGTCCGGGTATGTTTTAAACTCAGTGTCTTTTGTCTTGTCATTGTATATATGCACATTTGCAATTGGTAACAACTAGAAATCAGTTCTTAAGATAAACATTCCTTATACTGTAGTAGAGCTAAGCATAATGACAAGGGTGATCATCAGTCCAATACATGCTTGTGAAGTACTGTAGTTACTACTATAAAAGTTCTTGAAAAATTACTAGATTGTGAACGGACAAAAATGGTTCTCAAACACAATTGTCTTTGTGTTTCAGATTTAAAAATTAGTTTGGTATAAACTCTGGGAACTTTTGTTTGACTAAATTGTGTTGATACTAATCTTTTTTCGTCTCACTAGTTCCTAACTTGACCTTCAAAACCCAGAATTCAATTCATAACCTATATCTGAGACTGGTGGCTCGAACCTaggattgaatttgaaaggaaGTGGAGATGTGGTCTTGATATATATGTGCTGTGGCATAATTAGCCCGTTTCCCTTTTTTGTATAGATATCTTGTTCACTGCTGTCATCTCTTTCTCACGGCAGCAGATTCGTGTTTGTATCCTAGttgttcaattttgtcttttatctTGTAGCCTGTAAATTGGAAGGGCTGCCAATTTTGCAATTTGCAGTTTGTTAAAGTTGTTCTGCACTTTGTTGTTTTATAGGTTTTGTGTCATGTTctcatttgtggattttcataACTCTTGGATCAGAGGGTCAAATTTGGTTTGCTTATTAACAGTGCCTCTTTTATCTTTCATTTCAGACTACAAAGAGGACAGTTCCGTATCTGTTCGTCAGAGGGGATGGTGTCATCCTCGTTTCACCTCCACTCAGAACAGcctaattataatttggtgaaGGACGGTTAAATGGGGCGACTTGTATTTGGGAAATGGATTGTCCTTAGATTCAACTAAAATCTGTTCTATGTATTCTAATTTTAGTTCTCTGAATGAAAAGAGATTCTTGTCAGTACAGGCTCAATTGTACCCCTGAGGCAGCTAAATGAATGAGATTTTGTTGGATATGGATTTGGTAGATGTGTAATTGTGTTTGGCTTTCTGCTTGCTTGAACATGCCACAATTATTACTGCCTATTACCACTGCTACCTGTTAATTTTGATAATGGAAACTTGCATTGGTCAGTGTTTACGATAGCTTAGAAATGCATCCCATAGAAAATCAGGAGCATCCAGATACTGCGAATAAGAAGAATGACAATAAAGTGCAGGCTGAAAAATTCATGAGCCACACTGATCAACGGTTTTCAGCAAACAACCTTCTGTAATTCAATAGTATTACCCAAGACTGGACCAAATGCCCAGCTTGAACAAGGCTAGCAGTCACTCTAAAACTGCACAATTAAACTGATAATCCAAACTGATAGATGACACCTAATAAGTTGGGGAGGGTTAATACTCTGTCTATTTCTTTAGTCATATATGCCAACTCACAAACTAGCTAAATAAGTTCAGTTTCAGGACGAACCAATTACCAATTGTTAACTCTTACTGAAATATGACGTCCTTTCTTTCATATAAAACACACAAGCCTAAAGAGCTTAAGCTTAATAGGGCACATACGACCGTGTCAATTCTTCTTACATTTGAGACTTGCCTCATTAGTTTATCCTTGGTACATTTATATGCAGATCATGAATAGGCTGTGGGAGAAGGATATAACATTGAGATCGCAAAGTCTCATGTTTATCAAGTTCTGATAAAGCATTGCAAGCTACCTACTTGACGCATCCCTCCTGAAATTTCAAATGTAACAATTCAAAAATGTGGAAAGATAAAAGCAGAATAAAAGTGCCATATAGCTCAGAGAGCGAAATCCAACAAAGATGAAATATATGGTTCACAGAATCGGAGTGGGGGACTTTAATCGAAACGACAAAACGGAAAGTACTAGTAACAATGCAGAAAAGCACAGCCCTCTCAAGAAAGTAACCAGTTTCATCACCCACCACCGGAAAAGCTACTATGCTACCCCCTACACCGAAGTAGTACCGCCAACACCAAACACAGCACCATTATTGAATTGCCAAGAACTTCCCATTTCAGAATTGTTTCCACTTATTTCGCTATCCAAATCTAAAGAAACCTTAATCCCTTAaattcggcccaacagatgaCGGATCCCATTATAAGTATGATAGGCCGTTGCTAGAGCAGCAAGCTCAAGGGAGAGGGGGACAAGGTTTACAGAATAAAAGAGGAATTTGTAGAAAGGCTCATAGGTGAAGCAAATAGTACCCATTTGCACACAAACAAAAGGGTAGAACAGAACTATAGCGGATAGGTAAGATGCTGCTATTCTGTCCAGTATTGACTTTGTCGAATTGATTTGTGGCTTGTAAACAGGAAGATGAGGGGATAACGGGCGAAGAGTACTGGGTAGGATTCCATGTTCATTAGCCGTGCTCGCACCACTCGGGGTGTAGACAATTTCATATCCACCACCAGTGTTTGCAGTAGCTCCAACGGAAAAGCTCTTTCTCTGACCAACACCAATTTTATCAGCACTACTAATGGTGGAGCTGACAGCACTACCAATGCCAGCACCAGGACCATTGTTGCTGATCGTACCAGTGGATAAAACCTTGTCACATGCTCCACCTCCATATCTCCTCAAACCATAACCAACACCGATCCCATGTTGACCATAATAACCTGCTACAGCTCCTGTGTAACCACCACAATTGCTTCGAGACTGTATGTAAAGGCAAACCATTTAGGGGTAAACAAGAGGCTATGTCAACGAATGTATGCAAACATAATCATCATGATACTTTTTAATTTAGTATGCAACTATAACTCTGAAAGTGATTGTCAAGTCACCCAGACATCTGAGTATGAGTGCAAGTATGTGTGCTATAGAAATTACATTGAATATAAATGCAAACCGTTTAGTGGTAAGCCAAAATAGTTTCAGTAGCCACTGCAACTGATTcatccagagagagagagagagagagagagagagagcaacaaaaatatatatcattgatTACCTGTTTGTTCAGGGGAAAGGTGGCACTAGAAGTATTGAATCGAAGTCCTGTAGATCTTCCGGTATCACGGTCCATGACAGTttgccctatatatatatcgggTCAATCAGCACTAGAACATCCTCAGCAAACTAAAATGGGCTAACACAGATCACAAGAACAACAAAGGGTAACATCACATATCAAAACTATTTGggcaatctgataaaacctgcGAACCCTGGTGGGCTGCTTCCCATGGATGATGTGCATCTTATTGCCTGATGGATGGCCGATAACTCAGACTTGACCTGCCTGTTTGCAGTGTGCCTAAGTATACTCCCAGCTTTACTTAGGAGAGGCATTGCACTCACCTAGaatcaatcaaaacaaaacaacaagaCATGTTATAAAAACAACCTCATATCATAGTTCACTTGAATTAAAACTACGTTGGGAAGGTTCGGTTGACGCAAACAACCATGGGTTCAGAAAGAACATCAGATTAGACTCTTCCCAATTATTATACTatgaaacaaagaacaaaTCCAGAAGAACTGATCTCAAATATTCATCCGattcaaagaaagaaattacTGAAATTGGAATAGATAAAGAACTAACCTTGCTTGTCTTCGATTACGAACCAAAGAATCGTAATGAGGCGAGGGGTGATGCAGCGTCAGATGGAGAAATCACAGCTCTGCCTGTAACAGAGACGACAAGGTAGGGTTTGTGGCAAGTGAGTGTAATTGATTTGACCAAGTGAGGATAGAAACCGGTATTCTATCTTTATTCAACTTCTGTTTCTTGCCTCAAAGATGTAATAAAGTTAGTTTTTGTGTACTAACGAAAAAGAAGTATGTGGTGCAGTGTCTTAGTCATGTTTCTTGCCAATGAGGTCACGGTTTCGACTCCGCCtctacaaattacttttttgttTCACTACAAGTTCCTTAAAACCATAAGATTGAACTTAGCATGAGCCTGAACCATTAGACAAATTATACACCTACATAGCACGGACGCTTGCTTTGACGACCGAAAGCGTTGGCTTCCGAACTGGAAGCGCGGTGGAAGCGTTGCTTCCtaattggaagcgcggcggaagcgcgattccttcccttcctctatttcatcgatcaatgtcttgagtctcttctcttcttgtcgtctcatcttctatcaatttcttcaagaggttaaagatgaataacatcaattgatctaatatgtgtcagagaaaaaagaaagagctGGGGAGAGATATGAAGAAAATCTAGACGAGACAAAAAGACGAcggacattttttttattcaatttcatctagtgATGTCTCGTTGACTTGCACGTGTCCAACACTTTTACACTATACTggacattcttttgtttgaattttgaaatgaaacTTTAATATTGCTATACCAAGGATAATCATGGTTTAGAAAAGAAGTTATTAATAGTTATCAAGTTATTTTAAAACTggataaaatatttaaaaaataaaagataaaaatagtatataatatatatttattattctgacgcttccaaaacgcacATGCGTTTCTAAACGCTTCGCTTCTACGTACCCGCACCTGATTCCATGCATCCTAGTTGTACACCCTTTTAGACTACTGCTCGTTTGTGCATGATAGCTAAAATGTCGATAGTGCTAGAATATGGGATCAATTTCATTTGAAAATTCTTTTCACCCTTTGGAGACTAGAGCCTGATATTGCATTTGTACCATACGTTTCTCTAACTCCTTTCTCCTTTTAGCACTTTCTATATCTAAGAGATGCAGGCATAACTTTTGATTCCAAAAATATGCATTGTCCTAATGTTGCTTAATCAATCAATGTTGCATAATTTGTGTATGCATAACTTCTAGGTATCACTATTTGATGCATCCATATTGTATTAGGCTATTAAATGTCATCATGTCTTGCATGGTCAAAATACTGACCTTAAAGAAAGCTAATATACCATTTCAACCTATtctatttcaaatttctaAGGTTTGTGCAAATTATCTTATACAGCCATAATTCACAACTAAATAAATTATGGAAAATGCAACAATATCTTAACCGGACAACATTTTCTCCGTTCAAAGATTTCAtgaaaaatttaagaaaattaCAATGCACACTAGATAATTCAATCAATAAAAATTGAAGATTATACAAGTCTTGAAGGATTCCTCGAAAAGTTAAGGATTAGTAATCCTTTTTAGAAATCGCCCAACCTagtattcttaaaaaaaattacctaACAAAACTGTCACGACATGCTAGATTTGTTAATCATAGTCTGTTGGCACCCCTACTAGCACAGAGCTAGTATGGCATGCCACCGAGCATAAGCATCACTCTCTAGGCGGATCTACAAGTCACTatgtggctcaaccatgatattcatagcgtacctcgtcatacaagctttccaatgatagtcgGAACTCACCAAGACACCACCGGGAAGTCACCTTTCTGACCTCATCAAGATGACTCCATAGTAAGCCTAGAGGGgcacttgtcccacattgaagaatatgtaaatgagaggggttcccTCACCTATAAAAGGAACCCATCATCCCACTTAGAGGGGGATCACGACTTGTATAACTCAAGGCTATTTGCTTAtactagtggattcaagtggacgtagcctaccccaagagagagagaggtgaaccactatactACTTGTGTCAAACTAATACTCATTAATAGCTAACCGTGTGATCAGCCACCCATTTGGTAATCACTACGTTAACATCggcgccgtctgtgggaaGCTGACAATTAGCTTCGTCGCTCCCCACCAACAGACCTCCCACGGTCCCCCACACCCCACAGTGCATGAGCTCACTACGGCGCAGTcagcttttaaaaaaaaaatttgaccctCCCGTGGTCCATGCCTTCCACGGTCACGTTATTCCACGCTCCTCCTAGCACGGTAGACGTTCTTCCACGCTcctgctagcgtagtacgtgactgctagcacggtgcacggtTAGTCCCGTAGTCCCACGACTGCTAGAGTAGTCCCACGACTGCTAGAGTAGTCCCacgactgctagcgtagtacatGACTACTAGCGTAGTacgcgactgctagcacggtgcacggctagtcccgtagtcccacgactgctagcgtagtacgcgaCTGTTAGCACGGTGCAAGACTGTTATTGTAGTCCCTTGACTGTTAGCGTAGTACGTGACTGCTAGCACAGTGCAAGACTGTTATCGTAGTCCCttgactgctagcgtagtacgcgactgctagcacggtgcacggcTGCTCCCGTAGTCCCATGACTGATGCTCCCATAGTTCCACGGTGGAACTCCACAGTTGACTTCGCAGCCTTCCGTAGTCGCcagagaaaagaaatcattGGCATAACGGGACTTGCTGGCAAAGCCAACCAACCCGCAACAAACCACTACCATAACatagagaattgaaaggaaaatcTCTTCAAACCGGATATCTCCTCACTCAAATCCAAAGCGGCTACTTGCAATCATTCCCCGCGCAAAGGAGCGTCATGCTTGGACACCTCCAACATGATTTTGGTACTTGCATAAAGCGCAACTCCACTCCACACCGGCATAAGATAAGTAAAATGCTATGCCTCCCTACTCCTACTGTAGAGTTGATTATTACCATGTCTTAGCATGATTTTATTACGCTATAAAGCATGCCTGCAACATACTGCACTTGATATGCATGCCCGCATGGTTTTCACGCATTGCCTACAACACTTTGTAGAGTTAGCTAGCAATGACACTTAGCCATATCTTATATGTTTAGAAAATGTGTGACGCACACACTTGAATGTCCAACTTGATTGTGCTAATGAAACTAGGAATTGTTCTAACCATTGTTCAGGAgaacaattaaattccttaTGCAGACTGTTTCATCACACAACACTCAGACGTCACAGAATCAGAAATTCTTTCCTCACCAAAAAGTGAGagactacgcccaagagggctcaagacgtcctacgcgtaacgcttacctacgctacgatggatgcactacgcccaaaagggctcaagccgcataaatacgcgcactacgcccaaaagggctcaagccgcataaatacgcgcactacgcccaagagggcttaagacgtcctacgcgtaacgcttacctacgctacgatggatgcactacgcccaaaagggctcaagccgcgtaaatacgcgcactacgcccaagagggctcaagacgtcctacgcgtaacgcttacctacgctacgatggatgcactacgcccaaaagggctcaagccgcgtaaatacgcgcactacgcccaagagggctcaagacgtcatacgcgtaacgcttatctacgctatgatggatgcactacgcccaaaagggctcaagccgcgtaaatacgcgcactacgctcaagaaggctcaagacgtcctacgcgtaacgcttacctacgctacgatggatgcactacgcccaagagggctcaagccgcataaatacgcgcactacacCCAATAGGgctcaaagacgtcctacgcgtaacacttatctacgctacgatggatgcaTTACGCCAAAGAGgactcaagccgcgtaaatacgtgcactacgcccaagagggctcaagacgtcatACGTGTAATGCCTATCTACGAtgcgatggatgcactacgcccaagaggacTCAAGCCGcttaaatacgcgcactacgtccaagagggctcaagacgtcatACGTGTAATGCCTATCTACGCTGCGATggacgcactacgcccaagagggctcaagccgcgtaaatatgcgcactacgctcaagagggctcaagccgtCCTACGCGCAAAGCACACTGCGCTCAGAGAACGCACTACACCCAAGAGGGATCGACATCCTACGCATAAAGCTCACTACGCTACGATAGTAGCTTTACGCTTGAATGTCAACGCCAAAAAGACGTCATACGCGTAGCCTATTACGCTATGATTGACGCACCACGCTCTAATTCAACGCCAAAAAGACGTCATACGCGTAGCCTATTACGCTATGATTGATGCACCACGCTCTAATTCAACGTCCAAAAGACGTCATACACGTAGGTCACTACGCTAAGATGTATGCACAATGCTCTATATCAGCGctcagacgtcctacgcgcaaAACTCTGCGCTAAGATGGACACATTACGCCCGCAGTGGCTCAACGCCGTCCTACGCACACTGCAATATAGGACGCACCAGCCTATAGAGGTCTCACTAGCCTTCAAAGGCCATATTGGCATATAAAAGCCACACTCACCCGTAGCGGCCATATTAGTCCAAAGCGCCATCACGCAAGACTACTTCGCCTAAGCACTCCGCACACATAAGCCATATCACTCGAAACCGCCTCGCTGACTAGGGGTTTCGGGGATTTACGCACACTCATGTACTATATCATATTCGGGACCATACATACACACGCATCATCATGTGTCAAACACATATTGCGCCCGTACATTGTTATGATATCCATGACAACAGACATACTTCGTGCACATATGcttttatctttgttttgCAGGTTTGAGAGTCTCTTCTTGCTTAAGGAGTTCGGGGACTGGTAGGGGTATGCCACCGCCCGGACACTTATGCTCGGTGACATGTTGATTGATAAACTCCCCAAGCAAGAAGTTCCTCTTACTTAGGGACTGCAGGGGGACATGTTGGCACCCCTACTAGCACAGAGCTAGTATGGCATGCCACCGAGCATAAGCATCACTCTCTAGGTGGATCTACAAGTCACTatgtggctcaaccatgatattcatagcatacctcgtcatacaagctttccaatgatagtcgGAACTCACCAAGACACCACCGGGAAGTCACCTTTCTGACCTCATCAAGATGACTCCATAGTAAGCCTAGAGGGgcacttgtcccacattgaagaatatgtaaatgagagggATTCCCTCACCTATAAAAGGAACCCATCATCCCACTTAGAGGGGGATCACGACTTGTATAACTCAAGGCTATTTGCTTAtactagtggattcaagtggacgtagcctaccccaagagagggaggtgaaccactatactACTTGTGTCAAACTAATACTCATTAATAGCTAACCATGTGATCAGCCACCCATTTGGTAATCACTACGTTAACATAGTCTGTAATCAGTACTATTGAATTGTAGAAACAACTTTCTTTCATTTGAAGTTCAAATGTTTGATATAGTTTGATCAAAAACatgatttattttttcacAAACCTACTTAGCAGGTAAGtttgttttaaatgattttgagtaCATTACTTAAAGTAAAgttggagaagaaaaaaagaaaacacactTAATCACAAGTGGCTGATAATCTGGAGGATTGATATGGTGTGTGATAGTAGTTCTCCTTTACTACAAAACAATTGGTAGTGGAATATGATAACCTTacagaaaagaataaacaaaatGAAGGAACATACATGGATAATCTAAAAATTCAACTCAACCTTATATATAGAGTAGTATTTaagtaaaaaaattacttCAATACATTTAGTTCAAGCATATATTATTCTATCTTCCAAACTTCATCGCCGCTTTTACATTTgtaatagatatatatattacctTAATTCCACTCCACCTCTCTTTGATTAGCTTCATGTTCACTTGCGGTTTTTTTAAGATTCGTTTTTTGTTAAAAGATTTAAACTTTGTAGTCTTAATTTCGATTCACCTGatgaagtgtgggagtgaatATCAAGATTAGAATATGTAGTCTTTTATTTGGTTGCGACGTAGTAGCTGAAATCATATGGATGGGTTTAAGGTTTTATGATTG from Argentina anserina chromosome 2, drPotAnse1.1, whole genome shotgun sequence carries:
- the LOC126785208 gene encoding succinate dehydrogenase subunit 3-1, mitochondrial-like, encoding MPLLSKAGSILRHTANRQVKSELSAIHQAIRCTSSMGSSPPGFAGQTVMDRDTGRSTGLRFNTSSATFPLNKQSRSNCGGYTGAVAGYYGQHGIGVGYGLRRYGGGACDKVLSTGTISNNGPGAGIGSAVSSTISSADKIGVGQRKSFSVGATANTGGGYEIVYTPSGASTANEHGILPSTLRPLSPHLPVYKPQINSTKSILDRIAASYLSAIVLFYPFVCVQMGTICFTYEPFYKFLFYSVNLVPLSLELAALATAYHTYNGIRHLLGRI
- the LOC126783652 gene encoding sm-like protein LSM3B, coding for MASEEESAVKEPLDLIRLSLDERIYVKLRSDRELRGKLHAYDQHLNMILGDVEEIVTSVEIDDETYEEIVRTTKRTVPYLFVRGDGVILVSPPLRTA